The 'Nostoc azollae' 0708 genome has a window encoding:
- a CDS encoding helicase-related protein, protein MTEQNSQDSTVNNQTTWRIVPKEEIKHKFRQDEIKILLCTKSASEGLNLQNCGVLINYEILWNPMRIEQPISGIERIGQRYQTVRIQNFYCDGTLETKVYRKLRDRINAFATVVGNLQPILAKVPTFIE, encoded by the coding sequence TTGACTGAACAAAATAGTCAGGATTCAACAGTCAATAATCAAACTACTTGGCGTATAGTTCCCAAAGAAGAGATTAAACATAAATTTCGCCAAGATGAAATCAAAATTCTGCTTTGTACGAAATCTGCATCAGAAGGATTAAACTTGCAAAATTGTGGAGTGTTAATCAATTATGAGATCCTCTGGAATCCAATGCGCATAGAACAACCTATAAGCGGAATTGAAAGAATTGGACAAAGATATCAAACTGTCCGCATCCAGAATTTTTATTGTGATGGCACTCTAGAAACAAAAGTTTATAGAAAATTACGCGATCGCATCAATGCCTTTGCTACTGTTGTGGGTAATCTCCAACCCATTTTAGCCAAAGTTCCCACTTTCATTGAATAG
- a CDS encoding DUF4351 domain-containing protein, translating to MPLVGPTEKLAMEHGELIGEEQLIIQQLNQRFGVITSTLIEYIHQLTVKQLGLLGKHF from the coding sequence ATGCCCCTAGTTGGCCCAACAGAAAAACTGGCCATGGAACATGGTGAACTAATAGGTGAAGAACAGTTAATTATACAACAACTTAATCAGCGATTTGGTGTAATTACATCCACCTTAATTGAGTACATTCATCAACTAACTGTTAAACAGTTAGGACTACTAGGGAAGCACTTTTAG
- a CDS encoding PriCT-2 domain-containing protein translates to MISQQQFHNELEPQQPEEKKQGAREQGAGSREDTILREAGATGGDSTLRPSSVTTLPGQELCRNGRLKHEFCSALPQEEGVISPCPSSAYAHGKSLPTSPYLFIKQDQFTPQLELEPIQNDKIKFAFNATGKDKNWDFRKLAANFQDKKGTIWDVARHVEAGHALCAGLLDGQWRSKSHIIGSQWLLLDIDNSQTWLDKNGNPLDKNGRPIKINRAWVDIDGNVIEKSDGRQAKKIYQHQLKLDEAIKHPFIKQHCALIYTTASHQPNWDKFRLVFVLPEYVQGADTVEVLTRYLMKHLPHDPACKDASRVFYGNTKATFPLIQPHVRLPQSWIDKAVNTAYQEKIEYEKRIAEITTRRLQFKERAKANNWDIDQLIQQALTYIPSRSPGSNNYKECIDVLIALNSHYDAVDAEIIGEQWSPSIKGTTWNIRDKIRSFRGRSGISIGTLFHIAKQYGFRFPKVENTTFNSNHQNNKYNHYQIKTFRDYRQEELNNYQKEIFKDYRRRNFGNNLHITLTNAKISKQEWLAKYGIKRDFQELLQTLVTVTHKAQQLIGNIVYQPQPTILLPTNNLDVDIWFEPKTRTQTYLDATQSGKKFILDLSHTGAGKSHTVGEFMPEQFGVNTLFYVSNEHRNPSVATIEQWTDLPVRHNGLVADNKRLTPLGNPQIHWPQRGEEPNVEGTCPLTDFFNALATKGYKKETSVEASLNPICNGCKHRANCAGRDAAGNVLPKVNGATFRRDRRDALASKRIRANINSLPQATDITGMKGGAFIDEASRQLQPVDFIKVSLRDFNSSMMEVQSKLPTVYDKIRGLVLPLRVLLTGEIPPVEETYHGYNDELIRALLGKIPTDLPEIIAELETIAPNIEKLVQEADSITLDGVDKCDRNSFSRKTLKFIRSHLSKQAAQETYRNIDSLPVRWLIPLLEVIGDIQPGALRVKNKHLIIATKNSRQVDILKAFDFVFLMDATANRENVAMQLGINPEEILVISEIPPDYSNLIIHQITGFGLLNKDRGNKLKERIAALREELNQRHDGNIAYIDHLVHKNKGDGHWFADNRGSNAYQDRQAICSFGTPYQDIGASGQVYITLTGDKNVSKKNKAFQDVINHLVHTEVVQCAGRTRASRRTEEVTFYVVSDKNLSYLADYYPNARFIKSDAFNICPRAGNEIQQTHKGILTGFKLLVAEGVTDWQKVSQGALAKAAGISQSWLSQVAKRYLGGWNSFRKLLLLLYNSLYRVSNNSLEVLTKEQKWFIDEYLPLLQQDREAGYESVDLVIEHLIIFSEHLGWQGFSRAVNAATMGIKAFLIDCLIAVLPKEVHDHVKHNWAFYLAKLEPEY, encoded by the coding sequence ATGATCTCACAACAACAATTTCATAACGAATTAGAACCACAGCAGCCTGAAGAAAAGAAACAGGGGGCAAGGGAGCAAGGAGCAGGGAGCAGGGAGGACACTATCCTGCGGGAAGCTGGCGCAACAGGTGGAGATTCGACACTTCGACCAAGCTCAGTGACCACCCTACCTGGACAAGAACTTTGTAGAAATGGGAGACTCAAACATGAGTTCTGCTCCGCTTTACCGCAGGAGGAAGGAGTCATTTCTCCCTGCCCTAGTTCGGCTTACGCTCACGGCAAAAGCCTGCCCACTTCCCCCTACCTCTTCATTAAACAAGATCAATTTACACCACAGTTAGAACTAGAGCCTATTCAGAACGACAAAATTAAATTCGCATTTAACGCCACGGGTAAAGATAAAAACTGGGATTTTCGGAAACTAGCAGCCAACTTCCAAGACAAAAAAGGAACTATTTGGGATGTAGCTAGACATGTAGAAGCAGGACACGCCTTATGTGCTGGGTTACTTGATGGGCAATGGCGAAGTAAATCTCATATTATTGGTTCTCAGTGGTTGTTACTAGATATTGACAACTCACAAACTTGGTTAGATAAAAATGGTAATCCATTAGATAAAAATGGTAGACCAATCAAAATTAATAGAGCCTGGGTAGATATTGACGGTAATGTCATTGAAAAATCAGATGGTAGACAAGCCAAGAAAATCTACCAACATCAGCTAAAATTAGACGAAGCGATAAAACACCCATTCATCAAACAACATTGCGCTTTAATCTACACCACAGCCAGCCATCAACCAAACTGGGACAAATTCCGGTTAGTATTCGTACTACCTGAATACGTTCAGGGTGCAGATACAGTAGAAGTATTAACACGCTACTTAATGAAGCATCTACCACATGACCCAGCCTGTAAAGATGCTTCACGGGTATTTTATGGCAATACTAAAGCCACATTCCCCTTAATTCAACCTCATGTCAGACTACCCCAATCTTGGATAGATAAAGCTGTAAACACTGCTTATCAAGAAAAAATTGAGTACGAGAAACGGATAGCAGAAATTACAACACGTCGTCTACAATTCAAAGAACGGGCAAAAGCTAACAACTGGGATATTGATCAGCTAATTCAACAAGCATTAACTTATATTCCCTCACGTAGTCCTGGTAGTAACAACTATAAAGAGTGTATAGATGTATTAATAGCGCTAAATTCTCATTATGATGCTGTAGATGCAGAAATTATTGGTGAACAGTGGAGTCCATCAATTAAGGGAACAACTTGGAATATTCGAGACAAAATTAGGAGTTTTCGCGGTCGTTCTGGTATATCAATTGGTACGCTATTTCATATTGCTAAACAGTATGGATTCAGGTTTCCAAAAGTTGAAAATACAACTTTTAATAGTAATCACCAAAATAACAAGTATAACCACTACCAAATAAAGACATTCAGGGATTACCGACAAGAAGAATTAAACAATTATCAAAAGGAGATATTTAAAGATTACCGCAGAAGAAACTTTGGTAATAATTTACACATTACCTTAACAAATGCCAAAATCAGCAAACAAGAATGGCTTGCTAAATATGGTATAAAGAGAGACTTTCAAGAGTTACTGCAAACTTTAGTCACTGTTACTCATAAAGCCCAACAATTGATAGGTAATATTGTTTACCAACCACAACCAACCATACTTTTACCAACTAATAACCTAGATGTTGATATCTGGTTTGAACCGAAAACCCGCACCCAGACTTACCTAGATGCGACTCAATCAGGTAAGAAATTTATCTTAGATTTATCACACACTGGTGCTGGAAAATCTCACACCGTGGGGGAATTTATGCCAGAACAATTTGGAGTCAATACACTTTTCTACGTCAGCAATGAACACCGTAATCCCAGTGTAGCAACTATTGAACAGTGGACAGACTTACCAGTACGCCACAACGGATTAGTAGCAGATAATAAGAGACTCACACCATTGGGAAACCCACAAATACACTGGCCGCAACGGGGGGAAGAACCAAACGTTGAGGGAACTTGTCCTCTTACAGATTTTTTTAATGCCCTTGCAACCAAAGGATACAAAAAAGAAACATCCGTAGAAGCCAGCCTTAACCCCATCTGCAATGGCTGTAAACACAGAGCTAATTGTGCGGGTAGAGATGCTGCTGGTAATGTCCTCCCGAAAGTCAATGGTGCTACCTTCCGACGTGATAGAAGGGATGCTCTAGCATCTAAGCGAATTCGTGCTAATATCAACTCTTTACCCCAAGCTACAGATATCACTGGCATGAAGGGAGGTGCTTTTATTGACGAAGCTTCTAGACAACTACAACCAGTTGATTTTATTAAAGTTAGTTTACGAGATTTTAACTCCTCGATGATGGAGGTGCAAAGTAAATTACCGACAGTATATGACAAAATCAGAGGTTTAGTTCTACCTCTACGGGTACTACTAACTGGTGAAATTCCCCCTGTTGAGGAAACATATCATGGGTATAACGATGAGTTAATCAGAGCCTTATTAGGGAAAATCCCTACAGATTTACCAGAAATTATCGCTGAACTGGAAACTATTGCTCCAAATATTGAAAAATTGGTACAAGAGGCTGATAGTATTACATTGGATGGGGTTGATAAATGCGATCGCAATTCTTTCAGCAGAAAAACATTGAAGTTTATCCGTAGCCACCTCAGTAAACAAGCTGCTCAAGAGACTTACAGGAATATTGACAGTTTACCCGTTAGATGGTTGATTCCCCTTCTAGAAGTGATTGGAGACATTCAACCAGGGGCTTTACGAGTTAAGAACAAACATCTAATTATTGCTACTAAAAATAGCCGTCAAGTTGATATTCTCAAAGCTTTTGACTTTGTTTTCTTGATGGACGCTACTGCTAACCGTGAAAATGTCGCTATGCAGTTAGGCATTAATCCAGAGGAAATACTGGTGATTTCGGAAATCCCACCAGATTACAGTAACCTGATTATTCACCAAATCACAGGCTTTGGATTACTGAATAAAGACCGAGGTAATAAATTAAAAGAACGAATTGCGGCATTGCGCGAAGAATTAAATCAACGTCATGATGGTAATATTGCTTACATAGACCACTTAGTACATAAAAATAAGGGTGATGGACATTGGTTTGCTGATAATCGTGGCAGTAATGCCTATCAAGATAGGCAAGCCATTTGCAGTTTTGGCACTCCATATCAGGATATTGGCGCATCAGGGCAAGTTTATATAACTTTAACAGGAGACAAAAATGTGAGTAAAAAAAATAAGGCTTTTCAAGATGTAATTAACCATTTGGTTCACACTGAAGTTGTTCAGTGTGCAGGTAGAACTAGAGCGAGTCGTAGGACGGAGGAGGTTACTTTTTATGTAGTTAGTGACAAGAATTTATCCTATTTAGCAGATTACTACCCTAATGCTAGGTTTATTAAATCTGATGCTTTTAATATTTGTCCAAGAGCAGGTAATGAGATACAACAGACACATAAGGGTATATTAACAGGTTTTAAGTTGCTGGTAGCAGAAGGGGTGACGGATTGGCAGAAAGTTAGTCAGGGGGCTTTAGCTAAAGCTGCTGGTATTTCTCAATCATGGTTAAGTCAGGTTGCTAAGAGGTATTTGGGGGGGTGGAATAGCTTTAGAAAATTATTACTACTCCTATATAATTCTCTATATAGGGTTAGTAATAATTCTCTAGAAGTTTTGACTAAAGAACAGAAGTGGTTTATTGATGAGTATTTACCTTTGTTGCAGCAGGATCGAGAAGCTGGTTATGAATCTGTGGATTTGGTGATTGAACATTTGATTATCTTTAGTGAACATCTTGGCTGGCAAGGGTTTTCTAGGGCTGTAAATGCCGCTACGATGGGAATTAAAGCTTTTTTAATAGATTGTTTGATAGCTGTGTTGCCGAAGGAGGTTCATGATCATGTTAAACACAACTGGGCTTTCTATTTAGCTAAACTAGAACCTGAATACTGA
- a CDS encoding DUF6753 family protein has product MRRSGINPKDPFFLILSSFSKFEVLIEDIVGKTNTVVEGWTTKIDDKLNQVSSIAIVQKKSAIAKVASTLLSKAEQKNLNPSLVP; this is encoded by the coding sequence GTGAGACGTTCTGGTATCAATCCTAAAGACCCATTTTTCTTGATATTGAGTTCCTTCAGTAAATTTGAAGTATTAATAGAAGACATTGTCGGTAAAACCAATACTGTAGTCGAGGGTTGGACAACAAAAATAGATGACAAACTTAATCAAGTATCAAGCATAGCTATTGTTCAAAAAAAAAGTGCTATTGCTAAAGTAGCATCAACCTTGTTAAGCAAAGCAGAACAAAAAAATCTAAATCCGTCTTTAGTCCCTTAA
- a CDS encoding response regulator transcription factor, whose product MIKIVIIDDYDFTRYSIKMLLSADKNIEIFAEAQTVVEELETINIHTPHIAFVNLHFADDSSLLFVIETMKLPTNFF is encoded by the coding sequence ATGATCAAAATAGTAATTATTGATGACTATGATTTCACTCGATATAGTATCAAAATGCTACTATCTGCTGACAAAAATATCGAGATTTTTGCAGAGGCTCAAACAGTAGTAGAAGAACTAGAAACCATTAATATTCATACTCCACACATAGCTTTTGTTAATCTGCATTTTGCAGATGACAGTTCATTGCTATTCGTGATAGAAACAATGAAATTGCCGACAAACTTTTTTTGA
- a CDS encoding DUF2997 domain-containing protein, whose translation MKRAILIHFDTATGKIKIEAEGFEGFSCLEAIQPFEEALGIVQGNHSYKPESQQQVRTTNTHQHRLHQ comes from the coding sequence ATGAAAAGGGCAATCTTGATACATTTTGACACTGCTACAGGTAAAATAAAAATAGAAGCTGAAGGATTTGAAGGATTTTCCTGTCTAGAAGCAATACAACCTTTTGAGGAAGCTTTGGGGATAGTACAGGGCAATCACTCTTACAAACCAGAATCTCAACAACAAGTTCGCACTACTAATACCCATCAACACCGACTACATCAATAA